The genomic segment AGCGCAACCCGCCCGCCTTTATTGAGGATTTGGATTCCCTCGGCATGCCGTCGTGGGACATTCTCCGACCGCAGGATTATCCCCCCGCGCCCCACAGCGTTATCTACAAAAGCTATCCCATTGCCCCCGTCATGATCACAAGGGGATGCCCATTCCCATGTACATTCTGCGCCGCACACACCATCAATGGGAGGAAGATGCGCCGTCGCAGTGTCCCGCGCGTCCTTGATGAGATCGAACTCCTCCATACGGCCCACGGAGTCAACGAAATTCAGATCATCGATGACAACTTCACCATTGACAGGGAGTATGTGCATCGTTTTTGCAGCGGCCTCATCGAAAGGCGGCTGACGGTGGACTGGTGTTGCCCCAATGGCGTCAGGTTGGATACCTTGGATGAGGAGTTGCTGCGCGACATGAAAAGGGCGGGCGCGTATCGCATCGCCGTCGGCATCGAGTCCGGATCCCAGAGGATCCTGGACCATATGAAGAAGCAGCAGAAAAAGGAGATGGTGAGGGAAAAGGTCGCGCTCATACGCAAGGTCGGCCTGAGGCCCCATGGGTTCTTCATCCTCGGCTATCCCGAGGAAACAGTGAACGATATCAGGCAAACGATAGCCTTTGCGTGTGAGCTGGATCTGGAAACAGCAGGATTCAGCCTTTTCTTGCCCTTGGTGGGAACCGAGACATATAATGTCCTTGCATCGCAGGGCCGCATCATGTCCGACACGTGGGGAGACTTTATCACTTCGAGAGTGGTGTACGCCCCCGAGGGTATTACACCGGGGCAATTGAAACGGTTGCAGCGCACGGCATTTTTTCGGTTCTATTTGAGACCGAAATATCTCGTGAGATTTGCGAGGAGCATCAGCTCCGTACAGAATCTCAAGTACCTCGCCAAGAGGGCATTGTCATACCTGTTCTGACGCAGGGGGATGACGGGGGCAGCGCCCCGTGCGGCGGGGAAACACTAATCGGCGGCGTTATGACATGCGGGAACGATAGACTCCAATCGATCAGCGCGTTCTTCCCCGCCTTCAACGAGGAAGAGAACATACGGCATGTGATCAATAGCGCTCTCTCGGTCCTCTCGGGAATCGCGGATGAGTATGAAGTTGTCATCATACTGTACGAGGGCTCCACGGATAACACGGGGGATATCGTCCGCGAGATGATGCAGTGTGACCCGCACGTCAGGCTCATCCTGCAACCGCGAGCGGAGCGAGGCTATGGGATAGCCATGAGGATGGGGTACGAGAACGCGCGGCATGACACTGTTTTCTATTCGGATGCCGACAGGCAGTTTGATCTCAGCGACTTATGCAAGGTGTTCCGGCTCATCCGTCACGTGGACCTGGTGGTGGGGTATCGCCGGTCACGGCAGGATCCGATCACGAGAATTTTTGTGGCGAAGATCTACAATCTTATGATGAAGATTGTGTTCGGATTGGAGCAACGCGACGTGGACTGCGCCTTCAAGCTCTGTCGCAAGAGTATTTTTGAAAAGGTCTCGCTGAAATGTCGGACGGGACTGTCGGACACCGAGCTATTGGTCAAGGCGCGCCTTGCGGGGTACGAGATTATCGAGGTCGGCGTCGATCATTTTCCAAGAATCGCCGGGGGCACCTATTTTGAGATCGGCAAGGGGAAGTTTTTCAATATTCCGAAGCCCGGAGTGGTACTAGCTATTCTCAAGGAAATGGTTGGGCTGTGGAGGGAAGTTTCTCCTTCCCTTCGCCGCTTCAGGGAAGAACAAAAAAAACGCTTGATGCAACAGCCCTAGGTTATCCCCCTCCACCAGTACCTGCGGTATGATGGCGAACCGCACGGCTCAACGGAGCGCAACGTGAAAGCGCTTGTTCTCATCCCCTCATCGGAGTACGCCGACAACGTCGTCAGGGATGTCCTCTACGGCTGCTGGTGCAAGGGGAGGCGCATCGGCGGGG from the Chlamydiota bacterium genome contains:
- a CDS encoding glycosyltransferase family 2 protein, whose amino-acid sequence is MTCGNDRLQSISAFFPAFNEEENIRHVINSALSVLSGIADEYEVVIILYEGSTDNTGDIVREMMQCDPHVRLILQPRAERGYGIAMRMGYENARHDTVFYSDADRQFDLSDLCKVFRLIRHVDLVVGYRRSRQDPITRIFVAKIYNLMMKIVFGLEQRDVDCAFKLCRKSIFEKVSLKCRTGLSDTELLVKARLAGYEIIEVGVDHFPRIAGGTYFEIGKGKFFNIPKPGVVLAILKEMVGLWREVSPSLRRFREEQKKRLMQQP
- a CDS encoding radical SAM protein codes for the protein MKILLVVPVREEKIAYYVTPPLGLGYLATSLRRAGHEVDILDCIRLRLDFSGFKEAVRSRQPDLVGFQTFSSDMISVRRSAEIVKGLRPDIVTVVGGPHPSGDPAGTMGFLPHVDYAFHGEGEVGLPVFVNYLEGRGKAIGLPENAIPGLIWRRDSRVERNPPAFIEDLDSLGMPSWDILRPQDYPPAPHSVIYKSYPIAPVMITRGCPFPCTFCAAHTINGRKMRRRSVPRVLDEIELLHTAHGVNEIQIIDDNFTIDREYVHRFCSGLIERRLTVDWCCPNGVRLDTLDEELLRDMKRAGAYRIAVGIESGSQRILDHMKKQQKKEMVREKVALIRKVGLRPHGFFILGYPEETVNDIRQTIAFACELDLETAGFSLFLPLVGTETYNVLASQGRIMSDTWGDFITSRVVYAPEGITPGQLKRLQRTAFFRFYLRPKYLVRFARSISSVQNLKYLAKRALSYLF